The Setaria italica strain Yugu1 chromosome IX, Setaria_italica_v2.0, whole genome shotgun sequence genome has a window encoding:
- the LOC101785789 gene encoding subtilisin-like protease SBT1.7 — protein MRGSKLSVLSLIPFLLLAAVGEVAGGDLATFIVHVQPKENQAALASAGDRDAWYRSFLPEDGRLVHAYHHVANGFAARLTPEELAALSGAAGFVSAVPEETYELHTTHTPLFLGLDARQAQIANHGSERGAGVIIGMLDTGVFPTHPSFSDDGMPPPPSKWKGRCDFTGGHVCNNKLIGARSFMSHDLRVQPVDDAGHGTHTASTAAGAVVPGAQALGQAAGVAAGMAPRAHVSMYKVCNETNCLSSDILAGVDAAVGDGCDIISMSIGGVSKPFYRDAIAMATFGAIEKGVFVAMSAGNSGPNASSVTNEAPWMLTVAASTMDRSIRSTVRLGNGVVLDGESVYQPRVSVPTSHPLVYAGTNGKPYAELCGNGSLDGLDVAGKIVLCEFGSGPGRNISRILKGAVVRSAGGAGMVLLNKFAQGYSTLASAHVLPASHVDYAAASAIKSYVSSTANPTAQILAGGTILGTSPAPSIAFFSSRGPSLQNPGILKPDITGPGVNVLAAWPFQVGPRTESPLPGPTFNVESGTSMSAPHLSGIAAFIKSKHPDWSPAAIKSAIMTTADVTDRAGNPILDEQREPADLFATGAGHVNPEKAADPGLVYDIAASDYVGYLCGLYNSQNVSVIARRPVDCSAVAAIPESMLNYPSISLAFRHAWNRSTPVTVERTVRNVGEVPSVYYAAVDVFDDDVTVGVVPRELEFSEENQERRFKVVVWARRNGGGKVVQGALRWVSGTYTVRSPISISFP, from the coding sequence ATGAGAGGCTCCAAGCTCTCCGTGCTCTCGCTTATCCCATTCCTTCTCCTCGCGGCCGTAGgcgaggtcgccggcggtgaTCTCGCCACGTtcatcgtccacgtgcagcccAAGGAGAACCAGGCGGCGCTCGCTTCcgccggcgacagggacgcctGGTACAGGTCGTTCCTGCCCGAGGACGGCCGCCTCGTCCACGCGTACCACCACGTCGCCAACGGCTTCGCTGCCCGGCTGACGCCGGAGGAGCTCGCCGCGCTGTCCGGGGCGGCCGGCTTCGTGAGCGCCGTCCCGGAAGAGACGTACGAGCTGCACACGACGCACACGCCGCTCTTCCTCGGGCTGGACGCCCGCCAGGCCCAGATCGCCAACCATGGCTCCGagcgcggcgccggggtcatcatCGGCATGCTCGACACCGGCGTCTTCCCGACACACCCCTCCTTCAGCGACGAcggcatgccgccgccgccgagcaagtGGAAGGGGCGCTGCGACTTCACCGGAGGCCACGTGTGCAATAACAAGCTCATCGGCGCCCGCTCCTTCATGTCCCACGACTTGCGGGTGCAGCCGGTCGACGACGCCGGGCACGGCACCCACACCGCGAGCACGGCCGCGGGCGCCGTCGTGCCAGGCGCTCAGGCACTCGGTCAGGCCGCGGGTGTCGCCGCCGGGATGGCGCCCCGCGCGCACGTCTCCATGTACAAGGTGTGCAACGAGACGAACTGCCTCAGCTCCGACATACtcgccggcgtcgacgccgccgtGGGCGACGGCTGCGACATCATCTCCATGTCCATTGGTGGAGTGTCGAAGCCGTTCTACCGTGACGCCATCGCCATGGCGACGTTCGGCGCCATCGAGAAGGGTGTTTTCGTAGCCATGTCGGCTGGCAACTCCGGCCCAAACGCCAGCTCCGTGACGAACGAGGCGCCATGGATGCTCACCGTCGCCGCGAGCACGATGGACCGCTCGATTCGCTCGACGGTCCGCCTGGGTAACGgcgtcgtcctcgacggcgagTCGGTCTACCAGCCACGTGTCTCGGTCCCCACCTCCCACCCGTTGGTCTACGCTGGCACCAACGGGAAGCCGTACGCCGAGCTCTGCGGCAACGGCTCGCTCGACGGCTTGGACGTCGCGGGCAAGATAGTGCTCTGCGAGTTTGGGAGCGGGCCGGGGCGCAACATCTCGAGGATCTTGAAAGGCGCGGTGGTCcggagcgccggcggcgccggcatggTCTTGCTGAACAAATTCGCCCAAGGCTACAGCACGCTCGCTTCAGCGCACGTCCTCCCGGCGTCGCACGTCGActacgccgccgcctcggccatCAAGTCCTACGTCAGCTCCACGGCGAACCCCACGGCGCAGATCCTCGCCGGGGGAACAATACTCGGCACGTCGCCTGCTCCGTCGAtcgccttcttctcctcccgCGGGCCTAGCCTCCAGAACCCCGGCATCCTGAAGCCTGACATCACGGGCCCCGGCGTGAACGTGCTCGCCGCGTGGCCGTTCCAGGTAGGTCCGCGGACGGAGTCTCCCCTCCCGGGACCGACCTTCAACGTCGAGTCCGGCACGTCCATGTCGGCGCCTCATCTCAGCGGCATCGCAGCGTTCATCAAGAGCAAGCACCCCGactggtcgccggcggcgatcaAGTCGGCGATCATGACCACCGCCGACGTCACCGACCGTGCCGGCAACCCGATCCTCGACGAGCAACGCGAGCCCGCGGACTTGTTCGCGACCGGTGCCGGCCATGTCAACCCGGAGAAGGCCGCGGACCCCGGCCTCGTCTACGATATCGCCGCCAGCGACTACGTCGGCTACCTCTGCGGCCTCTACAATAGCCAGAACGTCTCGGTGATCGCGCGTAGGCCCGTCGACTGCTCGGCCGTCGCGGCGATCCCGGAGAGCATGCTGAATTACCCGTCGATCTCGCTCGCGTTCCGGCACGCGTGGAACCGGAGCACGCCGGTGACGGTCGAGCGCACGGTGAGGAACGTCGGGGAGGTGCCGTCGGTGTACTACGCGGCGGTCGACGTGTTTGACGACGACGTGACCGTCGGCGTGGTTCCACGCGAGTTGGAGTTCTCCGAGGAAAACCAGGAGCGGAGGTTCAAGGTGGTCGTGTGGGCGAGGCGGAATGGCGGTGGCAAGGTGGTGCAAGGCGCGCTCCGGTGGGTGTCAGGCACGTACACCGTCAGGAGCcccatctccatctccttccCTTGA